DNA sequence from the Methanococcus maripaludis genome:
TCGAAATCAAAAAAATAGGTTCTGAAACATTTGGAGTTAATATTGAGGATAACGGTCCAGGAATTCCTCCTGAATTTGTTCCAAAAGTATTTGGTAAGATGCTTGCAGGGTCAAAATTACACAGGCTGGTCCAGTCAAGAGGTCAGCAGGGTATCGGGGCTGCAGGTGTATTATTATTTGCGCAGATGACAACCGGAAAGCCATTAAAAATTACAACTTCAACTGGAAACGGTACTATTTATGAAATGGAAATTAAAATGAGTATCGAGAAAAACGAAGGGGATGTAGTTTCAAGAAACACTCGAGAAGGATTTTGGAGAGGAACTAGGGTTGAAGGAGAATTTAAAGATGTTACATACAATAGAAGAGAGCAAGGACCATTTGAATATTTAAGAAGGATCAGTCTTTCAGCACCGCACGCTAAAATTACTTTGGAAGATCCGGAAGAAACAATTGTTTTTGAAAGAACTGTAAATGATATACCAGAAAGACCTGAAGTAATGAAACCACACCCATACGGGTTAACAACTGATGAATTACTTCACATTTCAAGAGTAACGGATTCTTCAAGAGTTTCAAGCATGTTAAATAGTGAACTTTCAAGAGTCACCATGAAAAGAATTAAGGAACTTGAAGAGTACGTTTTAAGAGATACGCTTCTTGAAAACTACCGTTCAAGTGTATTTTGGGATACAATTGTAAGCTGTTACTTAAACTTTGATTTCACGAAATACTTTGATATATACGGCCATTATTTTGATAAAAAAGAAATTGAAGATGTAAAACAACTTATAAATGGCCTCCCTGAAGGTTTGGGTGAATTAAAAACTTACTGTATGAAATATCTTGTAACCCAATATTTGGTTCAAAAATTGGATGATGAAGAAATAAAAGAGATTAAAAATCATTTCAAGAAAAAACCTGAAAATTTCATGGAATACATGGATAAAAAATATTTAAATGCATCACTACTTGATGAATTCAGAAGAAAATTGAAAAACATTACAAAATCTCCGGCAGAATTTGTAAAATCCCTCGTGGACCTTGCAATGGTTTCTGATACTGAGCTTGAAAAATACCGAAAATCAATCAAGGACCTTTTAAAGAAAAATCCAAAAGAAATGAC
Encoded proteins:
- a CDS encoding DNA topoisomerase VI subunit B, which codes for MAEDTNAVVEESLFDEFKEHSISEFFRKNRHMLGYSGRLRSMTTIVHELVTNSLDACEESEILPEIAVEIKKIGSETFGVNIEDNGPGIPPEFVPKVFGKMLAGSKLHRLVQSRGQQGIGAAGVLLFAQMTTGKPLKITTSTGNGTIYEMEIKMSIEKNEGDVVSRNTREGFWRGTRVEGEFKDVTYNRREQGPFEYLRRISLSAPHAKITLEDPEETIVFERTVNDIPERPEVMKPHPYGLTTDELLHISRVTDSSRVSSMLNSELSRVTMKRIKELEEYVLRDTLLENYRSSVFWDTIVSCYLNFDFTKYFDIYGHYFDKKEIEDVKQLINGLPEGLGELKTYCMKYLVTQYLVQKLDDEEIKEIKNHFKKKPENFMEYMDKKYLNASLLDEFRRKLKNITKSPAEFVKSLVDLAMVSDTELEKYRKSIKDLLKKNPKEMTWKDSEVIVNVLQDMDFMAPSTVGLRPIGEENIEKSLNTLEPEFLKTLTRKPKTYKGGVPFAVEVGLAYGGEAGRSGDESRKMEIMRFSNHVPLLFDTSGCGLTNAVKSVNWRRYGLRNDEDAPVTVFVNLISTHIPYTSAGKQAIASSNEENEEIFNEIRQSLMICARELEKHISKLRKEKEEEQKRKYVMKYAVIFAEGLASITGRPKEEIEANVVNLLR